The following proteins come from a genomic window of Zonotrichia leucophrys gambelii isolate GWCS_2022_RI chromosome 4, RI_Zleu_2.0, whole genome shotgun sequence:
- the TMPRSS11E gene encoding LOW QUALITY PROTEIN: transmembrane protease serine 11E (The sequence of the model RefSeq protein was modified relative to this genomic sequence to represent the inferred CDS: substituted 2 bases at 2 genomic stop codons) yields the protein MLRCCTVCCGARDGGESSSQREDFLLTSXXYTEVMIQMDRGVRRLEPWKIAVIVVSVIVALALIIGLIAFLLGHDQDRYYNASFLITNVKYNPQYEKQTTEEFMNISERIETLMSQVFRGSFLSKRYIRSHVVSLSPDPVGVLASVVLVFKFPSADSEATTRDQVNRVLLRRLKAISTFLNVDQSTIKLTELNKEKGDNLLNNCCGIRRQASSFTGVERITDGQRAPEGEWPWQGSIQLDGSHRCGASIISNTWLVTAAHCFREVRDPRRWTASFGILLRPPKQKKLVRRIIVHERYGGVLLDHEYDVAVVELASPIEFTSDVHSVCLPEASHVFPDNASCFVTGWGALENDGYSVNQLRQAEVRIISTAVCNRREVYGGAITAGMLCAGYLEGQVDACQGDSGGPLVHANSRGIWYLAGIVSWGDECGKPNKPGVYTRVTYYRNWIQSKTGI from the exons ATGCTGAGATGCTGCACAGTGTGTTGTGGTGCTCGGGACGGTGGAGAGAGCTCTTCCCAGAGAGAAGACTTCTTACTGACCTCTTAGTGATACACAGAGGTGA TGATCCAGATGGACAGAGGAGTAAGGCGCTTGGAGCCATGGAAGATCGCAGTCATTGTTGTGTCAGTGATAGTAGCCTTAGCCCTCATCATTGGCTTGATTGCATTTCTTTTGGGCCATG ATCAAGACAGATATTACAATGCCTCCTTCCTAATCACCAATGTCAAGTATAATCCTCAGTATGAAAAGCAAACTACAGAGGAGTTCATGAACATCAGTGAACGTATCGAAACTCTG aTGTCTCAAGTATTCAGGGGGTCCTTTCTAAGTAAAAGATACATCAGGTCCCACGTGGTCAGTCTAAG CCCAGATCCTGTTGGAGTGCTTGCATCTGTTGTTCTGGTATTTAAATTTCCCTCTGCTGACAGTGAAGCAACGACCCGGGATCAGGTCAACCGTGTGTTACTCAGAAGGCTGAAAGCAATCTCAACGTTCCTCAATGTTGACCAGTCTACCATTAAACTCACAG AGCTGAACAAGGAAAAGGGAGATAACCTTTTAAACAACT GCTGTGGAATACGAAGACAGGCATCCTCCTTCACAGGAGTGGAAAGAATAACTGATGGGCAGCGTGCACCAGAGGGAGaatggccatggcaggggagcaTTCAACTTGATGGGAGCCATCGCTGTGGGGCATCAATCATCAGTAACACCTGGCTGGTGACTGCTGCCCACTGCTTTAGAGA AGTAAGAGACCCTCGGAGGTGGACTGCCAGCTTTGGAATTCTGCTGAGAcctccaaaacagaaaaaattagtGCGCAGAATTATTGTTCACGAGAGATATGGTGGCGTTCTCCTTGATCACGAGTATGACGTGGCTGTTGTGGAACTTGCCTCTCCTATTGAGTTCACAAGTGATGTGCACAGTGTCTGCCTTCCTGAAGCATCTCATGTTTTCCCAGACAACGCTTCCTGTTTTGTCACTGGCTGGGGAGCTTTGGAGAATGATG GCTACAGTGTTAATCAGCTTCGACAAGCAGAAGTGAGAATTATAAGTACTGCAGTTTGTAATAGGAGAGAAGTGTACGGCGGAGCGATAACAGCTGGAATGTTGTGTGCTGGATACTTGGAAGGGCAGGTGGATGCTTGCCAG GGTGACTCTGGTGGGCCACTGGTGCATGCAAATTCCAGAGGAATCTGGTATCTTGCGGGAATAGTAAGCTGGGGAGATGAATGTGGCAAGCCAAATAAACCAGGAGTATACACACGAGTGACTTACTATCGAAACTGGATCCAGTCCAAAACGGGCATCTGA